The stretch of DNA ACACCGGCCGTGCGCAGGTTCACGTACAGCGCTGCAACGGGGATGTACACCACCAGCGCGAAAGCCAGGCCTTCGAGGACGATGCGTTGCAGCATTTCGTCAAGGTCGCGCCGCAAGAGGCGCCAGAAGAGCGCCGCGGCAATCACCAGGGGCGCGACGGAAAGCACAGCCAGTGTCGCCGGGCCCCATGCGGGCAGTACGCCAGCTTTGGCGCCCATCCGAATCAGCAAGTTCCCGACCAGGGCGGCAACAAGCGCAAAGTAGTACGAGCCGAACAACGAGGCTCCGGGGTTCGTGGTCATCGGTTCTCCTTTGAGCGGGCTGAACGATTTGCCCACGACCGGGAGTGTAAAGCACGCTTGTCATTGTGTCAAGTGCCCTTTACACGTCCTGCTCCGAAAGTAGCGCGGCCTGGTTCTCAAGGCCGCGGCTCTTAGAATGGTCGCGCCATGAAACCCAAGCAGGCCGTTCCGACCACCATCGACGAATACATCGCGGGCTTCCCACCAAATGTGCGGCGCCTGCTAAGACAGGTCCGGGCCACGATCCGCAAGGCGGCGCCGAAGGCCGAAGAGAAGATCAGCTACCAGATCCCGACGTTCTTTCTGCACGGCAACCTGGTGCACTTTGGCGCGTTCAAGAAACACATCGGGTTCTACCCCGCGCCGATGGGGTTGAAAGAATTCGAAAAGGAACTGTCGAAGTACGCGGGCGCGAAAGGCTCGGTGCGGTTCCCTCTCGACCAGCCGATGCCGCTCGGGCTGATCACCCGCATCGTGAAGTTCAGGGTGAAGAAGAACCTGGAACGGGCGGCCGGCAAGAAGTGAACGCGCGCCGGTGATCCAGGCGATCTAAAGGACTTTCACCATGAAGTTCCATGAAGGTCCCTGAAGCAGCAAGACGGTCGCGGTGTTGGGAGCCCGGCTCTGCCGGGCTGCGCGATCGGAGGGAAGGCACAAACGAACGCAGCGCCAAAGGAAAACGACTGCGTTCGTTTGTGCCTTCCCTCCGATCGTGCCTGCCGCCTTTGGCGGCGCCCAACCCCGCGCTACTGACAACCGACGTCTTCTTCTCCCGAGTCTTCTTCTCTTCCGGACCAGCGGTCGTCTGGCTCCTTCATGGACCTTCATGGACCTTCATGGTGAGTGCTCTTAGAACTTCAGACTGAGGTGCGTTTGCGCGAACAACGCGAGGGCTTGGACGAACCTGGTCGCGAACGACGCGCGACTGTTCGCCGAGTCGCGGACGCCTGAGAAGTTGCACTCAATCTGCAAGCCGGGGATGGTCGTTGTGTGGCGGCTCGTGCTGTAGCCACCGCTGAAATAGTCATCCGCCCCAGGCGTGGGAATCGACGGACTCGGCACCGACGCGATGTCGGGTTGGAGGAATCCACCAAGGCTTGTCGGCCCACGCAGCAGTTCTGAAGACAGCAACGGCGATGACTGCGCTATCAGCCGGAGGCTGCTGGCCGACGCGACAGCCGTCGCATCCAGTTGCGCATTGGTGCCGTCGAGGGTGGACGCCGACAGCAGGTACCCAAGTTCAAGCCTCTGCTTGGCGTGGCCGTGCCCGTGCAGATCGATGTAGAGGCCTGTGCCCGACCGCAGCTGGACGGCCGCCATCGCCTGCTCGATAAACGCGTGGTACTCGTTCCAGGCCTGGATGGCCTCCGCGTTCCCGGCCGCGGCCTCAATGATCTCTCTGTTCGCATCAAGCTTCGTTCGACGAAGATGCACGATCACGAGGTGTGGTGCGCGGGCCGAGCGGCTTGTCAACGCCGATGAAATGGCGCGACCGAGGTCAATGGTGTTCAGGTCGGTGGTGTTGGTGCCGAATGTCCTGTCGGGAATGGATGCCGGTGTCAGTGCGCCACCGTGCGGCACGCTGATCACAATGGGCAGGTCGCCCGGGATGTACTCGATGTAGTTGTTCTTGCCGAAACACGAAACGCCGGACGTGCTGCAGGCGATGGGCGCAGGTGGTGGCGACGGGACCGGTGGCTGCGGCGTGGGCGGCGGTGCGGAAGGCGCCGCGGGGCCGGCGCACGACAGGGCGGCCGCGACGGCGACGTACTGGGCAAATGTGAGAAGTGTCCGCTTCTTCACTGTTGGCGAGGGCCAGTATACGGCGTAGACTCGGCGCATGCAGGCTCCACCGCTCTCGAATTTCATCGGCGGCCGTTGGGTTCCCTCCACCGGCACGCGTACGATTGACGTCCACAATCCCGCCACCGGGCAGACCATTGCGCGGACGCCGCTCTCGGTTGGCGCCGATGTGGACGCGGCCGTGGCGGCCGCAACCGCTGCGTTCCCAGGATGGAGCGAAACGCCGCCGGTGGTGCGCGCACGCACCATGTTCACCTTCAAGGCGCTGCTCGAGGCTCACGCGGAAGAAATCGCGCGCATCGTGACCACCGAACACGGCAAGACGCTGGATGAGTCGCGCGGCAGTGTGCGCCGTGCCATCGAATGTGTGGAGGTGGCCTGCGGCGCGCCATCGATGTTGATGGGGGACGCACTCGAAAACGTCGGATCGGGCATCGACTGCACGTCGATGCGACAACCGATTGGCGTGTGCGCGGCGATCGCGCCGTTCAATTTCCCGGCGATGGTGCCGCTGTGGTTCCTGCCGTTTGCGGTGGTGTCGGGCAACACGTTTGTGTTGAAACCCTCGGAGCAGGTGCCCCTGTCCCAGAAGAAGATGTTCGAGTTGCTGGAACAGTGCGACCTGCCGCCAGGCGTGGTCAACCTCGTGCATGGTGGGCGCGAGGTGTCGGAAGCCATCTGCGACCATCCAGGCATTCGCGCGGTGTCGTTTGTGGGATCGACGGCTGTGGCACGCGCCGTCTATCAGCGCGCCACTCACGCCGGCAAACGCGTGCAGGCGCTCGGCGGCGCCAAAAACTTCATCGTCGTCATGCCCGATGCCGATCTCGACCGGTCCATTCCGATCATCAGCGAGTCGTTCTACGGGTGCGCGGGCGAGCGCTGCCTCGCGGGCAGCATCCTGGTGCCGGTGGGTCCGGTGCATGCCGAGGCGCGCGACCGGCTGGTGGAATCGGCCCGCACCATGAAGGTGGGTGACGGCATGGAGGCCGGCGTGGATATGGGTCCGGTGATCAGTGCGGCCCATCGCGATCGCGTGCTGGGATATGTGGAACGCGGCGCCTCAGAAGGCGCGCAGTTGGCGCTTGATGGACGCGCGCGGACGTTGCCGAGGGAGGGCTACTTCGTGGGGCCGTCGGTGTTCGACGCGGTCACGCCGGCCATGACCATCGGGCACGAGGAGATCTTCGGACCCGTCGCCGCCATCTGCCCCGTGGAACGCCTGGACGATGTGTTCACGCTGATGCAGGCGCATCCCAACGCAAACGCTACATCCATCTTTACGTCGAGTGGCAAGGCCGCGCGCGAGTTCGCGCATCGGGCCACGGCGTCAATGGTCGGGGTCAACATCGGTGTGGCTGCGCCCATGGCCTATTTCCCGTTCGGCGGCGCGCGCGATAGCTTCTTCGGGGATCTCAAGGTCCACGGACGAGACGCGTTCGAGTTTTATACGGACAAGAAAGTCACGATCAGCCGCTGGTTCTAGACGGAGGTAGCGATGCCACGCAAGGTTCTTGGGGGCCTGATTCAGGCCGCCTCACCACTGACAGACCCGTCGTTGCCGATTGACCGCATCCGGCAGGCGTCGATCGACGCGCACGTGCCGTTCATCGAAGAGGCCGGC from Acidobacteriota bacterium encodes:
- a CDS encoding DUF1801 domain-containing protein; its protein translation is MKPKQAVPTTIDEYIAGFPPNVRRLLRQVRATIRKAAPKAEEKISYQIPTFFLHGNLVHFGAFKKHIGFYPAPMGLKEFEKELSKYAGAKGSVRFPLDQPMPLGLITRIVKFRVKKNLERAAGKK
- a CDS encoding CoA-acylating methylmalonate-semialdehyde dehydrogenase — protein: MQAPPLSNFIGGRWVPSTGTRTIDVHNPATGQTIARTPLSVGADVDAAVAAATAAFPGWSETPPVVRARTMFTFKALLEAHAEEIARIVTTEHGKTLDESRGSVRRAIECVEVACGAPSMLMGDALENVGSGIDCTSMRQPIGVCAAIAPFNFPAMVPLWFLPFAVVSGNTFVLKPSEQVPLSQKKMFELLEQCDLPPGVVNLVHGGREVSEAICDHPGIRAVSFVGSTAVARAVYQRATHAGKRVQALGGAKNFIVVMPDADLDRSIPIISESFYGCAGERCLAGSILVPVGPVHAEARDRLVESARTMKVGDGMEAGVDMGPVISAAHRDRVLGYVERGASEGAQLALDGRARTLPREGYFVGPSVFDAVTPAMTIGHEEIFGPVAAICPVERLDDVFTLMQAHPNANATSIFTSSGKAAREFAHRATASMVGVNIGVAAPMAYFPFGGARDSFFGDLKVHGRDAFEFYTDKKVTISRWF